A genomic window from Micromonospora sp. WMMA1947 includes:
- a CDS encoding helix-turn-helix transcriptional regulator codes for MSSPHPYARELGAFLRARRGRLRPRDVGLEPGGRRKVTGLRREELALLAGLSTDYYQRMEQGREVRPSDDVLDALAGALGLDDTERRHLFTLARAARRPMPARVDHGPERVPDGTRRLLRVMDTPAVVLGRHLDLLDWNPMAQALLGDPADLPPGRLNMLLLLFDDVLTGGRSCPDWERQALDYIGMMRAAVADDPTHPRATAIVGELSIRSAEFRRLWARHDVRASVSGTKTFRVPGLGDIVLDWDTYPLPGNPGPVVLVFTAEPGSPDADRLRLLASWRATRPASTGVDPA; via the coding sequence ATGAGCAGCCCACATCCGTACGCACGCGAACTGGGCGCCTTCCTGCGCGCCCGACGTGGCCGGCTGCGCCCGCGCGACGTCGGCCTGGAGCCGGGCGGGCGGCGCAAGGTGACCGGCCTGCGGCGGGAGGAACTGGCCCTGCTGGCCGGGCTGAGCACCGACTACTACCAGCGGATGGAGCAGGGCCGGGAGGTACGCCCCTCCGACGACGTCCTGGACGCGCTCGCCGGCGCCCTCGGGCTGGACGACACCGAACGTCGGCACCTGTTCACGCTGGCCCGGGCCGCCCGGCGGCCGATGCCCGCCCGTGTCGACCACGGTCCGGAGCGGGTGCCGGACGGCACCCGACGGCTGCTGCGGGTGATGGACACCCCGGCGGTCGTCCTCGGCCGGCATCTGGACCTGCTCGACTGGAACCCGATGGCGCAGGCGCTGCTCGGTGACCCGGCGGACCTCCCGCCCGGCCGGCTCAACATGCTCCTGCTGCTGTTCGACGACGTGCTGACCGGGGGACGGAGCTGCCCGGACTGGGAGCGGCAGGCGCTGGACTACATCGGGATGATGCGCGCCGCCGTCGCCGACGACCCGACCCATCCCCGCGCCACCGCGATCGTCGGCGAGCTGAGCATCCGCAGCGCGGAGTTCCGGCGGCTGTGGGCACGGCACGACGTCCGCGCCTCGGTCAGCGGCACCAAGACGTTCCGGGTGCCCGGGCTGGGCGACATCGTCCTGGACTGGGACACCTATCCGCTGCCGGGCAACCCCGGCCCGGTCGTGCTGGTCTTCACCGCCGAGCCGGGCAGCCCGGACGCTGACCGGCTACGGCTCCTGGCGTCGTGGCGCGCGACCCGCCCGGCGTCCACCGGCGTCGACCCGGCCTGA
- a CDS encoding TspO/MBR family protein — protein MRVPTLVKTAAAVTATAAAGAAATSTGTSSRWYRRLRKPAWQPPSAAFPLVWTPLYGLIAVAGARALDRSEGPERAAFARDYALNLALNAGWSALFFGARKPGAALAGIAALNASNLVLLRRAARTDRPAGAALAPYVAWTLFATALNGAIVGLNRGR, from the coding sequence ATGCGAGTACCGACCCTGGTCAAGACCGCTGCGGCAGTCACCGCGACCGCCGCCGCGGGCGCCGCCGCCACCTCCACCGGCACCTCGTCGCGCTGGTACCGCCGCCTGCGCAAGCCCGCCTGGCAGCCGCCGTCGGCCGCGTTCCCCCTGGTCTGGACCCCGCTGTACGGGCTGATCGCGGTGGCCGGCGCCCGGGCGCTCGACCGCTCCGAAGGGCCCGAGCGCGCCGCCTTCGCCCGCGACTACGCGCTCAACCTGGCGCTCAACGCCGGCTGGAGCGCCCTGTTCTTCGGCGCCCGCAAGCCCGGCGCCGCGCTGGCCGGGATCGCCGCGCTCAACGCGTCCAATCTGGTGCTGCTGCGCCGCGCGGCGCGCACCGACCGCCCCGCCGGGGCAGCGCTCGCCCCGTACGTCGCGTGGACCCTCTTCGCCACCGCCCTCAACGGCGCGATCGTCGGCCTCAACCGGGGACGGTGA
- a CDS encoding peptidoglycan DD-metalloendopeptidase family protein — MRRLMLSCALTAIGAWAVAPAPATAAPRATPGPVADAVTAKLLGSADAATARTADAQQARITVTRANGRWAFGTAVLPADRAADAHPTGSVFLARADAKGWTVAFDGEAAFGDLAATSPLVSATEKAVFTTPVTPMYAGGDFRTGMALPFAVGQTWTLTSGPHGWGGAAAPWSSVDLAGGDQVVRAARAGTAYTMCTGWIRVIHDRGYSTDYYHLWSSISVNGAGVSQGTVLGNTGTDVTCGGSATGRHVHFGLRQNSAYVPIAGHGIGKWDFVSGAAAYQGGARHGSAYVGGGGGVYNYGALGFNQGVVDANGGGTLTRRSGPGTGYGALGSVADGATVTISCSANGTSHTGRYGTTALWDRLSDGSWVSDAYLSTGVNGPINGWC, encoded by the coding sequence ATGCGACGGCTCATGCTCTCCTGCGCCCTAACGGCCATCGGTGCCTGGGCGGTGGCGCCGGCACCCGCCACTGCGGCACCTCGCGCGACACCCGGACCCGTCGCCGACGCCGTGACCGCGAAACTTCTCGGCTCGGCCGACGCGGCCACCGCCCGCACGGCGGACGCGCAGCAGGCCCGGATCACCGTCACCCGCGCGAACGGCCGGTGGGCCTTCGGCACCGCCGTGCTGCCGGCGGACCGGGCCGCGGACGCGCACCCCACCGGTTCGGTGTTCCTCGCCCGGGCCGACGCCAAGGGCTGGACCGTCGCGTTCGACGGGGAGGCCGCGTTCGGCGACCTGGCCGCCACGTCGCCGCTGGTGAGCGCGACCGAGAAGGCCGTCTTCACCACGCCCGTCACACCGATGTACGCGGGCGGAGACTTCCGCACCGGCATGGCCCTGCCGTTCGCGGTGGGGCAGACGTGGACGCTCACCTCGGGGCCGCACGGCTGGGGCGGCGCCGCCGCGCCGTGGAGTTCGGTGGACCTCGCCGGTGGCGACCAGGTGGTCCGGGCCGCGCGGGCCGGAACCGCGTACACGATGTGCACCGGCTGGATCCGGGTCATCCACGACCGCGGCTACTCGACCGACTACTACCACCTGTGGAGCAGCATCTCCGTGAACGGCGCGGGCGTCTCCCAGGGCACGGTCCTGGGCAACACCGGCACCGACGTCACCTGCGGCGGTTCCGCCACCGGCCGGCACGTGCACTTCGGGCTGCGGCAGAACTCGGCGTACGTCCCGATCGCCGGGCACGGCATCGGCAAGTGGGACTTCGTCAGCGGCGCGGCGGCGTACCAGGGCGGCGCCCGGCACGGGTCCGCCTACGTCGGCGGCGGTGGCGGCGTCTACAACTACGGCGCGCTGGGCTTCAACCAGGGAGTCGTCGACGCCAACGGCGGCGGCACGCTGACGCGGCGCTCCGGCCCGGGAACGGGGTACGGCGCCCTCGGATCGGTCGCCGACGGCGCCACAGTCACCATCTCCTGCTCCGCCAACGGCACCTCGCACACCGGCCGCTA